In one Brassica oleracea var. oleracea cultivar TO1000 chromosome C9, BOL, whole genome shotgun sequence genomic region, the following are encoded:
- the LOC106313043 gene encoding UDP-glycosyltransferase 91B1, which produces MFKQKKKSFKEAETASLVSQRRDRQNMAEPNHKLHVAVFPWLALGHMIPYLQLSKLIATKGHTISFISTPRNIARLPKTPSINFVSLPLPHAVDNNLLENAESTTDVPETHIGYLKKAFDGLSEPFSEFLQASKPDWIVYDILHYWVPPIAEKLGVRRALFCTFNAASIIVINGPSSIMINGRDPRKSVEDLMDPPPWVPFETNVAYRPFEARRIMEYPTAGVTGAELNDSYRTGLAYAGSEVIAIRTCTELEPEWIQLLGEIQGKPVIPLGLLPAKATDDDVDDDIIEWLDRQRAKSVVYVALGTEVTVSEEEIQGLAHGLELCGLPFFWTIRKASVFLPDGFEERVKGRGVVRAEWAPQGRILSHGSVGGFVTHCGWGSVVEGLSFGVPLIMFPCNLDQPLVARMLAGMKIGQEIPRNERDGSFTSVSVAETIRVVVAEEEGKIYRDNAGSMQKKVFGDKRLQDQCVDSFIKFLENQRAGM; this is translated from the coding sequence ATGTTCAAACAGAAGAAGAAGAGCTTTAAAGAAGCCGAGACGGCGTCGTTGGTTTCTCAAAGAAGAGACAGACAGAACATGGCCGAACCAAACCACAAGCTTCATGTAGCAGTCTTCCCATGGCTAGCTTTAGGTCACATGATTCCTTACTTACAACTCTCCAAGCTCATAGCAACAAAAGGCCACACCATCTCCTTCATCTCCACGCCTCGTAACATCGCCCGTCTTCCCAAAACACCCTCCATAAACTTCGTTTCCTTACCGTTACCTCACGCCGTCGACAACAACCTCCTGGAGAACGCAGAGTCCACCACCGATGTCCCGGAGACTCACATCGGCTACCTCAAGAAAGCCTTCGACGGCCTCTCAGAACCTTTCTCCGAGTTCTTACAAGCTTCCAAACCGGACTGGATAGTGTACGACATCTTGCACTATTGGGTCCCTCCTATCGCCGAGAAGCTAGGCGTGAGACGCGCCCTCTTCTGCACGTTCAACGCAGCTTCCATCATCGTCATAAACGGACCATCATCGATCATGATCAACGGTCGTGATCCACGCAAGTCCGTGGAAGATCTCATGGACCCTCCACCGTGGGTCCCGTTTGAGACCAACGTAGCTTACCGTCCCTTTGAGGCTAGGAGGATCATGGAGTATCCCACGGCGGGTGTCACCGGTGCTGAGCTGAACGATAGCTATAGAACGGGTTTGGCTTACGCTGGCTCCGAGGTTATAGCGATTAGAACATGTACGGAGCTCGAACCTGAGTGGATTCAGTTGCTCGGTGAGATCCAGGGAAAGCCTGTGATTCCATTAGGTTTACTTCCGGCTAAAGCAACTGATGATGACGTGGATGATGATATCATAGAATGGTTAGATAGACAGAGAGCCAAGTCTGTGGTTTATGTAGCATTAGGAACTGAAGTGACGGTTAGTGAGGAAGAGATACAAGGTTTAGCTCATGGGTTGGAGCTTTGCGGGTTACCTTTCTTTTGGACCATAAGGAAAGCTTCTGTGTTTCTTCCGGATGGGTTTGAAGAGAGAGTCAAAGGCCGTGGGGTTGTTAGAGCAGAGTGGGCACCTCAGGGTAGGATTCTGAGCCACGGTTCAGTTGGTGGGTTTGTTACTCACTGTGGGTGGGGTTCAGTAGTTGAAGGGCTTAGCTTTGGTGTTCCTTTGATCATGTTTCCGTGTAACTTAGACCAGCCGCTAGTGGCTAGGATGCTCGCTGGGATGAAAATAGGCCAGGAGATTCCAAGGAATGAGCGAGACGGGTCGTTCACTAGTGTTTCTGTGGCGGAGACGATCAGAGTGGTTGTTGCGGAGGAAGAAGGGAAGATCTATAGAGACAATGCTGGATCAATGCAAAAGAAAGTATTTGGGGATAAGAGATTGCAAGATCAGTGTGTGGATAGTTTTATCAAGTTTCTGGAGAATCAAAGAGCGGGAATGTAG
- the LOC106313022 gene encoding 14-3-3-like protein GF14 kappa: protein MAAATMSRDQYVYMAKLAEQAERYEEMVQFMESLVASATPAGELTVEERNLLSVAYKNVIGSLRAAWRIVSSIEQKEESRKNEEHVSLVKDYRSKVETELSTICSGILKLLDTHLIPSASASESKVFYLKMKGDYHRYVAEFKSGDERKTAAEDTMVAYKAAQDVAVADLAPTHPIRLGLALNFSVFYYEILNSSEKACSMAKQAFEEAIAELDTLGEESYKDSTLIMQLLRDNLTLWTSDMQEQMDEA, encoded by the exons ATGGCGGCGGCGACGATGAGCAGAGACCAATACGTCTACATGGCGAAACTCGCCGAGCAAGCGGAGCGCTACGAAGAGATGGTCCAGTTCATGGAAAGCCTCGTAGCCTCCGCCACACCTGCCGGCGAGCTCACGGTAGAGGAGAGGAACCTCCTCTCCGTCGCGTACAAGAACGTGATCGGATCTCTTCGAGCCGCGTGGAGGATCGTGTCTTCGATCGAGCAGAAGGAAGAGAGCAGGAAGAACGAGGAACACGTGTCCCTCGTCAAGGACTACAGATCTAAGGTCGAGACAGAGCTCTCCACGATCTGCTCGGGGATCCTCAAGCTGCTCGACACGCATCTGATACCTTCGGCTAGTGCTAGCGAGTCCAAAGTGTTTTACTTGAAGATGAAGGGTGATTACCATCGGTACGTGGCCGAGTTTAAATCTGGTGATGAGAGGAAGACGGCTGCTGAAGATACTATGGTCGCTTACAAGGCTGCTCAG GATGTTGCGGTTGCTGATCTAGCGCCTACGCATCCGATCAGGCTGGGTTTGGCTCTTAATTTCTCGGTGTTTTACTACGAGATTCTCAATTCTTCGGAGAAAGCTTGTAGTATGGCTAAACAG GCTTTCGAGGAAGCAATTGCGGAGCTGGACACGTTGGGAGAGGAGTCATACAAAGACAGTACTCTCATCATGCAGTTGCTAAGGGACAATCTTACCCTCTGGACCTCTGATATGCAG GAGCAGATGGATGAGGCCTGA
- the LOC106313045 gene encoding uncharacterized protein LOC106313045, whose protein sequence is MATEPLIQGAIMLLAFVMFWALKYLSQQGLTKFRSKHRATLQTQRQLIQASRLLARARATTKKSQSQSLAKTALTEADDVIAISPDDAAGHIVRALALDLLGHHTAALKSFDTALTYPRLKSLSVGERADALVKRAEMKVAVNRRRRNDSAIEDLEEAVRLAAGTDTARIFRLLGECYEYKGLNEKAQWAFNEALKA, encoded by the coding sequence ATGGCCACAGAACCACTCATCCAAGGAGCAATCATGCTGCTAGCCTTCGTCATGTTCTGGGCCCTCAAGTACCTCTCTCAACAAGGCCTAACCAAGTTCCGATCCAAACACCGAGCCACACTCCAAACCCAGCGTCAGCTCATCCAAGCCTCTCGCCTCCTCGCTCGAGCCCGAGCCACCACCAAGAAATCTCAATCTCAGTCCCTCGCCAAAACCGCGCTCACCGAAGCCGACGACGTGATCGCGATCTCTCCAGACGATGCCGCCGGCCACATAGTCCGCGCCTTGGCTCTGGATCTGCTCGGCCACCACACCGCCGCTCTCAAATCGTTCGATACGGCGCTGACTTATCCGCGGCTGAAGTCGCTGTCCGTGGGGGAACGAGCCGACGCGCTTGTGAAGAGAGCTGAGATGAAGGTTGCTGTGAATCGGCGGCGGAGAAATGATTCGGCGATCGAAGATCTGGAAGAGGCGGTTAGGCTCGCCGCCGGGACGGATACGGCGAGGATATTCCGTCTTTTGGGAGAGTGTTATGAGTACAAGGGCTTGAATGAAAAGGCCCAGTGGGCTTTTAACGAAGCATTGAAAGCTTAA
- the LOC106318587 gene encoding putative U-box domain-containing protein 50 — MEEVQNHVFEEAAEGSATEKVYIAVGSDIQEGFKTIDWALKKWHNTPISIVLLHFCNILQDFVYTPFGKLPASSVSEEKLEVLRKYEDQKINKLLSKYVTFCGKLQVKAELLKVENQDDSIQMLILDLISSLKITKLVMGITFMRSSSSSSSWKSKSAISGSFYVYQNKPDFCEFYIICGGNMVMLKRENDANNNIKSWIGKMFHDPGRNLDRSSSGNDDDSAGSGSPWDKNLQEMESYFQQLLSLNLEEDDVEETEEDDNEEEVEVTLNVLQHMNVAEKLEYVRRKVNEAKLMIEENMREVKVNSERSDKAEWAISLCTCRIEELEAGVKQESERRKKLQMTLDSDKECIQEAKNDVEKGKTKLVSLGGLKEELTSKAKKMMEAKSEAEAELESVVLKKGEMVMEIEKLRNQRDIFNLRIEFCKEKEATGLDSKEEVKCGYREYVADDIKLATESYSDRLRLKSGGNWTNVYRGRIKHTTMAVKVIGDSLSDAEFGSKVKLLNEIRHPNLVAIAGFCPEKPKCILFEYMHNGNLRDNLFTSQRKSRRSKILTWHDRIRIAHQVCSGLGFLHSVKPKPIVHGRLTPSKILLDRNLVPKITGFGVIMHQTDTKPDVLAFGVLLLHLLTGRNWPGLLKAMSMNQASILRDLDQTAGKWPLELAKEFGGLAVKCSSVNRGGNIDFTTREIMQELGKIMEKANEFRITGGYEEATSSNINEADPNDIPSFFICPILQEVMKNPNVAADGLSYELEAIEEWLSMGHDTSPMTNLRLDHQVLTPNHTLRALIQDWHSKRAAQASS, encoded by the exons ATGGAGGAAGTCCAGAACCATGTATTCGAAGAAGCAGCAGAAGGATCAGCAACGGAGAAAGTTTACATAGCTGTAGGAAGCGATATACAAGAAGGTTTCAAAACAATCGATTGGGCATTAAAGAAATGGCACAACACACCAATCTCCATTGTTCTTCTCCATTTCTGCAACATTTTACAAGATTTCGTCTACACCCCTT TTGGAAAGCTTCCAGCGAGTTCTGTCAGCGAGGAGAAGCTTGAAGTACTCAGGAAATACGAGGACCAAAAGATCAACAAGTTGTTGTCCAAATACGTTACCTTTTGCGGAAAG TTACAGGTGAAAGCAGAGTTACTCAAGGTTGAGAATCAAGATGATTCTATACAAATGCTAATCTTAGATTTGATCTCAAGCCTCAAGATCACAAAACTAGTCATGGGAATCACTTTCATGAGATCTTCATCATCTTCTTCATCATGGAAATCAAAGAGTGCTATAAGCGGATCGTTCTATGTATACCAAAACAAACCAGATTTTTGCGAGTTTTACATAATCTGTGGAGGCAATATGGTTATGCTAAAGAGGGAGAACGATGCGAACAACAATATTAAAAGCTGGATTGGTAAGATGTTTCATGATCCTGGAAGAAATCTAGACCGTTCATCTAGCGGCAATGATGATGATTCAGCGGGTAGTGGAAGTCCATGGGATAAGAATTTGCAGGAGATGGAGAGTTATTTCCAGCAGTTATTGAGTTTGAATCTTGAGGAAGATGATGTGGAAGAAACAGAAGAAGATGATAATGAGGAGGAGGTGGAGGTGACACTAAACGTGCTGCAACATATG AATGTAGCAGAGAAGTTAGAGTATGTGAGAAGAAAAGTAAATGAAGCTAAGCTGATGATAGAGGAGAACATGAGAGAAGTCAAAGTCAACTCTGAGAGATCAGACAAAGCTGAATGGGCAATTTCTTTATGTACTTGCAGA ATTGAAGAGCTTGAAGCTGGGGTAAAACAAGAAAGCGAGAGACGAAAGAAGCTTCAAATGACATTAGATTCTGATAAAGAATGCATCCAAGAAGCAAAGAACGACGTCGAAAAAGGCAAAACAAAGCTAGTTTCCCTTGGGGGGCTTAAAGAAGAACTCACAAGCAAGGCTAAGAAAATGATGGAGGCTAAGTCAGAAGCAGAAGCTGAGCTAGAGAGTGTTGTGTTAAAGAAAGGAGAGATGGTAATGGAGATTGAGAAACTTAGGAACCAAAGAGATATCTTCAACCTTAGGATTGAGTTTTGCAAAGAGAAAGAGGCCACAGGGTTGGACTCAAAGGAAGAAGTGAAGTGTGGGTATAGAGAGTATGTTGCAGATGATATCAAGTTAGCCACAGAGAGCTATTCTGATCGTTTGAGGTTAAAATCTGGTGGTAACTGGACGAATGTGTACCGAGGGAGGATTAAACACACAACAATGGCTGTAAAAGTGATTGGTGACAGTTTATCAGATGCGGAGTTTGGATCCAAAGTTAAGCTTTTGAATGAGATTAGGCATCCAAACTTGGTAGCTATTGCTGGGTTCTGTCCAGAGAAGCCTAAATGCATACTCTTTGAGTATATGCACAATGGAAACTTGAGGGACAATCTATTCACATCACAGAGGAAATCAAGAAGAAGCAAGATACTAACATGGCATGATAGGATACGCATAGCTCACCAGGTTTGCTCCGGACTTGGTTTTCTCCACTCGGTTAAGCCTAAACCAATCGTCCACGGCCGTCTAACGCCTTCTAAGATCCTCTTGGACCGTAACCTAGTACCGAAAATAACCGGGTTTGGAGTTATAATGCATCAGACTGATACAAAACCTGATGTGTTGGCTTTTGGTGTTTTGCTTCTGCATCTTTTAACCGGGAGGAACTGGCCCGGTTTGCTTAAGGCGATGTCGATGAACCAGGCGAGCATTCTAAGAGATTTGGATCAAACAGCTGGTAAGTGGCCGTTGGAGTTGGCTAAGGAGTTTGGTGGACTTGCGGTGAAGTGTTCTTCAGTTAACAGAGGAGGGAACATTGATTTTACAACTAGAGAGATAATGCAAGAGCTTGGTAAGATCATGGAGAAAGCTAATGAGTTTAGAATCACAGGAGGATATGAAGAAGCAACCAGTTCAAACATCAATGAAGCAGATCCAAATGACATACCAAGTTTTTTCATCTGTCCTATACTTCAG GAAGTGATGAAGAATCCAAATGTAGCAGCAGATGGGCTTTCGTATGAGCTTGAGGCTATAGAGGAGTGGCTAAGCATGGGACATGACACATCTCCTATGACGAATCTTAGACTGGATCATCAAGTTCTAACACCGAACCATACTCTTCGTGCTCTCATTCAAGACTGGCATAGCAAAAGAGCAGCACAAGCTTCCTCCTAA
- the LOC106313044 gene encoding dof zinc finger protein DOF5.7, with product MSSHTNLHSPKPDHRISGTSHTKKSPSSSSSQDQQTLKCPRCNSSNTKFCYYNNYNLSQPRHFCKSCRRYWTRGGALRNVPIGGGCRKTKKSFKPNTSTPSCQRFYSSVMEDSSKFFPPPTTMGFQLMNNQEVLGLRSMEQAKTTPVDVRSGLSLMGFGDYNNHSPATFTTAGTLATSIETLSCLNQDLHWRLQQQRMAMLLGNSTEENVVVERPQPVLYRNLEIVNSLPTKKGENQTEWSFSYNNDNEEVINNNDTNNTGGSDQRNGVQAWTDLNLCHDSW from the coding sequence ATGTCCTCCCATACCAATCTCCACTCGCCTAAACCGGATCACCGTATCTCCGGTACATCCCATACCAAAAAATCACCGTCTTCCTCCAGCTCTCAAGACCAACAAACCCTAAAGTGCCCTCGCTGTAACTCCTCAAACACAAAGTTTTGTTACTACAACAACTACAACCTCTCTCAACCTCGTCATTTCTGCAAATCTTGCCGCCGTTACTGGACACGTGGCGGTGCCTTAAGAAACGTCCCCATCGGTGGCGGTTGTCGGAAAACCAAAAAATCATTCAAACCTAACACATCAACTCCTTCATGTCAGAGATTTTACTCTTCAGTCATGGAAGATTCCTCCAAGTTTTTCCCTCCTCCAACAACAATGGGTTTTCAACTTATGAATAATCAAGAAGTTCTTGGCCTTAGGTCCATGGAGCAGGCCAAAACAACACCCGTTGATGTCAGGTCGGGATTATCGTTAATGGGTTTCGGAGACTACAACAACCATTCTCCGGCGACTTTCACAACCGCAGGAACCCTAGCTACTTCTATAGAAACTTTGAGTTGTTTAAACCAAGATTTACACTGGAGGCTTCAGCAACAGAGGATGGCTATGCTTTTAGGTAACTCTACAGAAGAGAACGTTGTTGTTGAGAGGCCACAGCCGGTTCTTTACCGGAATCTAGAGATTGTGAATTCGTTGCCGACGAAGAAAGGAGAGAATCAGACAGAGTGGTCTTTTAGTTATAATAATGATAACGAAGAGGTGATCAATAACAATGATACAAATAACACAGGAGGAAGTGATCAACGGAATGGAGTTCAAGCTTGGACTGATCTTAATCTTTGCCATGATTCTTGGTAA